In Sylvia atricapilla isolate bSylAtr1 chromosome 25, bSylAtr1.pri, whole genome shotgun sequence, a genomic segment contains:
- the C25H6orf132 gene encoding uncharacterized protein C6orf132 homolog — translation MKKHHPHSVQGTFSRLFGKRHSSPSAASLFATNPPWIFTQEVTSDSAGGTGDVIEVYYGDNRFGTVTDSGTATLKPRPRVRPLLTFLPLNAQESHGVAVPTPSVPKDFEEKAALGSGSQLNGNYRMYSSVGDLRPQALDGDDLDDDIPPPPSVPPPPPPATPVPPSLASPVPPPPEMLPPPPPPPEVVPPPPEMVPPPPPPELVPPPPATAAPPPPAPALSPPGTPAPPDFIPPAPPGARDPAPFGPGISKWKSETVLNTRQADAEGPLCPAEAGAPAAPSPKESLQPKPEPHLTFPRSFKVPPPAPARSSSMPVQEGQPGRQEPGPRQPHARPPLPPCFTIRPAAKARLGEAEHRNPGLRHAVGKPAGAPAPSPKPGPGLGQNAAGRRSPPPGSEGEKIPRPKTAGRDSPPKPEPLTANDLDLPPPDYPTPEDDWKDANNLNKLRDELSALLRSPRRDERPLEKPAAPQAVESAPGREPGLSEPQRGRKDTGLSKGGDGEKKEVSSSPPSTNGGSPGAAATAPESSQDTQPRSVMTIRNELEAVLSLKKEGKPAPGLSSQKQGVENGISTPPVRKSPPDTSDSVVPKPVPSPLPAPVVAVEKDETDHKDHRAAGKVTEDVSPAAGSPNSGVSPPDPARGPAEEPPAATPSSPAASPAQSPAPQPGPAVFQYKVHRAGAGSAEAPCAPGSAEAPCPGGSGRSPPAASGAGQEEALIHPVTGERVERGSPMALLLAARQRAQRGRQPGAKAPLRLSSASSDGGSSSFFRHESKPCSFTVVPRAAAAGPGWSKPPSFSSSSEQGRAGRAGGEAQPPGPRPAVTSSLLRGLLDSGRPGPARHPGPAEEENGDAALDFGIIPPPPEFSNDADEAPLPSREENRKSPSVPESGRGSGEPRYFRWSGYSRSYGGNQEPAAPPPLEKSWRNGDFAPQYPEYGGSTGFPSHGPNPRPLIKKRLYVSEPESSYPRAAPRGSGALSSYGPGGFSPAAGDGSRRLGSALRNGPSGAQGRRPAADTAGKAAGYGGTGADGKYKAQNGDFSPGSVLTASRPAHYGGPSNTFTVRPGTRQPISYTYQSHR, via the exons ATGAAGAAGCACCACCCGCACTCGGTGCAGGGCACCTTCAGCCGCCTCTTCGGCAAGCGCCACTCCAGCCCCAGCGCCGCGTCCCTGTTCGCCACCAACCCGCCCTGGATCTTCACGCAGGAGGTGACCTCGGACAGCGCGGGTGGCACCG GCGACGTGATCGAGGTGTACTACGGTGACAATCGCTTCGGGACAGTGACAGACTCTGGCACAGCCACGCTCAAGCCCCGCCCGAGGGTCCGGCCGCTGCTGACCTTCCTGCCCCTG AACGCCCAAGAATCCCACGGGGTGGCTGTGCCAACGCCGTCGGTGCCAAAAGACTTTGAGGAAAAGGCAGCTCTTG GCTCCGGCTCCCAGCTCAATGGCAATTATCGGATGTACAGCTCGGTGGGGGACCTGCGCCCGCAGGCCCTCGATGGAGATGACCTGGATGATGACATCCCCCCACCGCCATCGGTCCCCCCACCGCCCCCTCCGGCAACGCCTGTGCCACCCTCTCTGGCCTCGCCGGTCCCTCCACCGCCCGAAATGCTGCCaccgccgccaccgccgcccgAGGTGGTGCCACCGCCGCCCGAGATGGTGCCACCCCCACCGCCACCCGAGCTGGTGCCACCACCCCCAGCCAcggcagcgccgccgcctcccgcccccGCCCTGTCTCCCCCCGGCACTCCGGCTCCCCCAGACTTCatcccgccggccccgccgggcgCCCGGGACCCCGCGCCCTTCGGCCCCGGCATCTCCAAGTGGAAATCCGAGACGGTGCTGAACACGAGGCAGGCGGACGCCGAGGGGCCGCTCTGCCCCGCCGAGGCCGGGGCGCccgcagcccccagccccaaggAGAGCCTGCAGCCCAAGCCCGAGCCCCACCTCACCTTCCCCAGGTCGTTCAAGgtgccgccgccggccccggcgCGTTCCTCGTCCATGCCGGTGCAGGAGGGGCAGCCCGGGCGGCAGGAGCCCGGCCCCAGGCAGCCGCACGCCCGGCCCCCGCTCCCACCCTGCTTCACCATCCGGCCCGCGGCCAAGGCGCGCCTCGGAGAAGCCGAGCACAGGAATCCCGGGCTCCGACACGCCGTCGGGAAGCCGGCTGGAGCCCCTGCACCGAGCCCCAAGCCGGGCCCGGGGCTCGGCCAAAATGCCGCTGGCCGCCGCTCCCCACCGCCGGGCTCCGAGGGGGAGAAGATTCCCCGGCCGAAAACAGCCGGCAGAGACTCCCCTCCGAAACCCGAACCTCTCACTGCCAACGACCTGGACCTCCCTCCTCCGGACTACCCGACCCCCGAGGATGACTGGAAGGACGCCAACAACCTGAACAAGCTGCGGGACGAGCTGTCGGCGCTGCTGCGCTCCCCGCGCCGGGACGAGAGGCCGCTGGAGAAGCCGGCTGCTCCCCAGGCCGTGGAGAGCGCTCCCGGCCGTGAGCCGGGCCTCAGCGAGCCCCAGCGCGGCAGGAAGGACACGGGGTTATCCAAGGGAGGGGACGGTGAGAAGAAAGAGGTGTCCAGCAGCCCCCCCAGCACCAACGGGGGCTCCCCCGGCGCTGCAGCCACCGCCCCggagagcagccaggacacGCAGCCCCGCAGTGTGATGACCATCAGGAACGAGCTGGAGGCCGTGCTGTCCCTGAAGAAAGAGGGGAAACCTGCCCCGGGGCTCAGCAGCCAGAAGCAGGGTGTGGAAAACGGCATCAGCACCCCTCCGGTGAGGAAGAGCCCCCCTGACACGAGTGACTCCGTGGTGCCAAAACCGGTCCCCAGCCCGCTCCCAGCGCCGGTGGTGGCTGTGGAGAAGGACGAGACAGACCACAAGGACCATCGTGCTGCCGGCAAGGTGACAGAGGATGTGAGCCCTGCTGCCGGCTCCCCCAACAGCGGCGTGAGTCCCCCAGACCCAGCTCGGGGCCCGGCAGAGGAGCCCCCTGCTGCCACCCCGTCGTCACCCGCCGCGTCCCCTGCGCagagcccggccccgcagcccggcccggccgtcTTCCAGTACAAGGTGCACCGGGCTGGGGCCGGCTCGGCCGAGGCGCCCTGTGCCCCGGGCTCGGCCGAAGCGCCGTGCCCCGGGGGCTCGGGCCGCAGCCCCCCGGCCGCGTCGGGCGCGGGGCAGGAGGAGGCGCTCATCCACCCGGTGACGGGCGAACGCGTGGAGCGGGGCTCGCCCATGGCGCTGCTGCTGGCCGCCCGGCAGCGCGCACAGCGGGGCCGCCAGCCCGGGGCCAAGGCTCCGTTGAGGCTGAGCAGCGCCTCGTCGGACGGCGgctccagcagcttcttccGCCACGAGTCCAAGCCCTGCTCCTTCACCGTGGTGCCtcgggcggccgcggcggggcccggcTGGAGCAAACCGCCCTCGTTCTCCAGCTCCTCGgagcagggccgggccgggcgggcggggggcgagGCGCAGCCCCCGGGGCCCCGGCCGGCTGTCACCTCCAGCCTGCTCCGGGGGCTGCTGGACTccggccggcccggcccggcccgccaCCCGGGGCCCGCGGAGGAGGAGAACGGGGACGCGGCGCTGGACTTCGGCATTATCCCCCCGCCGCCCGAATTCAGCAACGACGCGGACGAGGCTCCGCTCCCGAGTCGAGAGGAGAACCGCAAGAGCCCCAGCGTCCCTGAGAGCGGCCGGGGCTCGGGCGAGCCGCGCTATTTCAGGTGGTCTGGCTACAGCCGCAGCTACGGCGGCAaccaggagccagcagctcctccgcCCTTggagaagagctggaggaaCGGCGACTTCGCGCCGCAGTACCCGGAGTACGGCGGCTCCACGGGTTTCCCCAGCCACGGCCCCAACCCACGGCCGCTGATCAAGAAGCGCCTGTACGTGTCGGAGCCCGAGAGCTCGTACCCGCGGGCAGCGCCCCGGGGCTCGGGCGCCCTGTCCTCCTACGGGCCCGGCGGCTTCAGCCCCGCGGCCGGGGACGGCTCTCGCCGCCTGGGCTCTGCGCTCAGGAACGGCCCCTCGGGCGCCCAGGGCAGGCGGCCGGCCGCGGACACCGCCGGGAAAGCCGCGGGCTACGGCGGCACCGGGGCGGACGGCAAGTACAAGGCGCAGAACGGGGACTTCTCTCCCGGCAGCGTGCTGACAGCCAGCAG gccTGCACACTACGGGGGACCCTCCAACACCTTCACGGTGCGGCCCGGGACTCGCCAGCCCATCTCCTACACCTACCAGAGCCACCGGTAG